The window AAGGTTGGTATCCGTGCTTATTCTCTTCTGCAATCTCCAGTATGCGTTTGAGCGGCAATGCTAAAGGATTCACCATGTTATCGGCAGATTCGGAATACCATACTTTCCTTTGCAACACCTCAATTTTCTGAGGATAATAAATGCCTTCGGCTGTCTTCAGTACAGGTAGCTTATCAGGGAACTCCTTCCACGCCTCTCTGTAGATATCAAGCTCATAGTTCAGAGAAGCTTTCAGCGCCCCGCTCGGCCCTAACAATTTCGTTCCTGTAACGGGCAATTGCTGGATTTTGGCAGCGGATAATTTAACGGTTTCAAATTCGGTTTTCCATAGAGAGCCACAAAGCTCACGGCCACTGCTGGTAAATCCTCCAATCATAGCGGCCTCCTGCCGGGCTCCAATTTGTTTCATGCCGACCTTTACATCAAATTCATGGGCATAACGCTTAACCAATTCTCTAAAATCAACCCAACCGTCGGCCAGATAATAAAAGGTAACTTTCTTATTATCCCCGCGAATTTCCGCATCACTGATCTTCATGTTCAGCCCCATGTCACGGGCGATCTTCCGGGCCCTGTTTCTCACAAAAATTTCCTTCGCTTTCGCATCTTTCCATTTCTCTATATCTCTAAAATGGGGCTTTCTGTAAATGTTTGGGAAATAATACTGCGCCTTATCCTTCACCTTACGATCAACTTGCTTTTTTGCAAGAAAACCTGTCAGGGAAACCATCCCAATATCATGCCCCATAGGAGCCTCAACGGCTACAATGTCACCTTTTTCAAGAGATAATCCGGAAACGTTCTGATAAAAAGCTTTCCGTGTATTTTTAAAACGTACTTCAACGATATTGGAATCATCCGAGGGATCATGGATATCACTTAAATAATCAATGGTATCCAGTTTATTGTATGTTCTGAAATATTTTCGTATTTCCTTATATAGGTCATTTCCATTTTGATTGTATCCATTCCATACCATAATGCTTCACTTTTTATAAACTTTTTCCTATTATGGCCTTATAAAAAAATAATGGTCCGCTGGAGAATGTCCATCCATTATAAAATAAATAGCCTGCCACTATATTATGATGAACAGATGCAAATTGAATTTGTTTGACCAAACGGGGCTTGAAATCGGAGGATGTTCGCTCCAAAACCTCCGCCAGGCAAATAATCCATGAACCAGCAATGAAGATAAAAATGGCAATCGATCCGCCCGCCTGTTTTGCTTACTTGCTTACCTTATATTTTTTCTGTCATCACCATCCAATTGACAAGCATCATGGATGATACCTCGATTCGGTAAGTATGCCCTGATAATTATGATTTTTCATAAGTTCTTCCAGGGTGATGCCGGAATTTCTGTCCATATAGGCTTCGATGATCTTCCATCCCAGCCAGTTGACAGCTCTTCCGGGCGATTCTTCCGAGAAACCGGAAGTAAAAGGCGCCGGATTGATCATTTTATTAATGGTCATGTGATCCGTTGTATACAGCAGTTTGTTTTCTATCAAATAATTCCATATGTTTTCCTCATTCCGGATACACCAATCCAATTCTTTCCTTGTAAACCCTGCAACAAGGGTATCAGGTTCTCCAGGTAACATGGACTTGGTAAAATACAGCAACTTTCCTTTGTAGAGCATATTGGAAAGTAAATTATCGGTGGAGCCATTAAACGGCCATTCTGTCTGGCCCCAGGCCCGCATGCAATCGGAAGGGATCTTTTTCTTGTGCATATTTTTCTGACGATATCTCTCCCATCCCAGCTTATCATAAAATTCACAATCCTTTCCCAGGTATTTATCCAGACCAATGGCGAGCAGGCTGTCAGCAATAACGATTGACTGGTTGAAGCCTCCCATAAAGGTATAAACAGCCGGTACCTTCTTTTCCGGGAAATAATGTTTGTAATGTGTAAAACCGGTTTCCAGCTTCTCCCTGATGCTTTCCAAATCAGGAAAATCCTCCATAATCCTGGATTGAACCCTGTTCATGTCATGATCGTTAAGAAACCCCCTGAGATTGTCCGGATAAGCCCTGTTGTTAGAGGCTCCGATATTCAAAACATTCCTGTTATACAACTCGAAGAATGCTCCGTACTTTTCATTCAAATCGGGTATGGCAGTGTGGATGCTGTCCGGATTCAAAGCAAACAAATCTTTTTCAAGCCGTTTAACCTCTAAATTTACAGAAACATCGGAAACATCCGTTTCGTATTGGTTTTTGGGACCACAACCATAAACAATAACCATCAGGAAAACAATCGAGTAAAAACACTTCATCATTTTTAGAGCCTTTTTTAATTTTGAAACAGCATAAATTATTATTTTTATTGGTACAAATATTGTGATTTCAGTGCATCAAAAGCAAATTTAAACCCTGAAAATATGAAAAAATATTACCTCTTACTTCTGTTGGTTTTTACGGGATTACAAAGTTTCAGCCAGGGCATTAGTTTTACGGTTTTTGCAGAACCCCAATTGGGCTGGTTATCACCGAATACAAAGAAGGTAGAAGCAGCAGGGCCTATGATCGGATTCAACGGCGGAATGAATTTCGATAATTATTTTGCACAGAATTATGCATTTTCTACCGGAGCCTCCATCAACAACGTCAATGGCAAAATAAAATATAAAGAGCCGGCTTCTCTGAAGGGGCTAGATTCAACATATACGATTAACACCAATGATGTGGTTGAATATCACACGCAATATATCAATATACCTATAGGACTGAAATTTAAAACAATTGAGATTGGCTACACCCGGTTTTATGCCCATCTTGGAATGGATGCCAACATCAATATCAAGGCAAAGGCAAATATTCCCCGTGAAGAGAACATTGATGCCACCAAAGAAATTCATTGGTATAATCTGGGATATTATATAGGGGGTGGCGTGGAATATTCCCTGGGAGGAACCACTGCCATTGTGGCCGGTCTTACTTATAAAAACGGTTTTCTGGATATTACCGAAGCTGAAGACAATAAGATCACCACCGGCAATATATCTTTGCGAATGGGAATATTATTTTAAAAATAAAGCATTATGAAAATTGCATTGGCTCAGTTAAATTACCATATAGGGAATTTTCCCTATAATAAAAAGAAAATCCTCGATACCATCATTAGGGCGGAAAAAGATAACGTAGATCTGGTGGTGTTTTCAGAACTTTGTGTATGTGGTTATCCCCCGCTGGATTTGTTGGATTACCGGGAATTCATTAACCAATGTGACAGTACTGTGAATGAAATAGCAGAGCACTGTGTAGGTATTGCCGCAATTATAGGTGCACCAAGGATCAATCCCCATTCGTCGGGCAAAATGCTGCTCAATTCGGCCTTTTTTCTTTACGATGGCCAGGTACAGCAAATACAAGACAAAACACTGCTGCCAACCTATGATATTTTTGATGAATACCGATACTTCGAACCCAATAAGCACTTTGAAATCATTCAATTCAAAGGGAAAAGGATCGCTCTTACCGTGTGTGAGGACTTATGGGACGAGCAGCCTGCTCAGGGCGTTTTCAGCAGAAACAAGCTATACAACAAATCTCCCATGGAAAAACTCAGGGAATCCAACCCGGATATGCTGATCAACATTGCAGCTTCCCCTTTTTCATATAGCAAAATATGGGGCAAAAAAAACATCTTCATACAAAAGGCAAAAAACTATAACCTGCCATTATTCTATGTTAACCAGATCGGAGCCCAAACCGAGCTCATTTTTGAAGGCGCATCAATGGCGATACATCCGAACGGCATCATTCATAAGGAACTGCAATGGTTTGAACAGGACTACCAGGTAATTGATGCGGAGGAGGTATCCAAAAGCACCGATGATCATGAGACACATGACACCTATGGTGTTATTGCCAAAATTCACGATGCCCTGATTCTTGGTTTAAGGGATTTCTTCAGCAAACTCAAGTTTGAAAAAGCCGTTCTTGGCTTGTCAGGGGGTATTGATTCCGCAGTTTCCCTGGTAATAGCCCAGCGTGCACTGGGAAAAGAAAATCTGCGGGTATTGTCGATGCCCAGCGACTATACCTCGGAAGGATCGGTGAGTGACTCGAAAAAACTGGCCGATAACCTGGGTGTACATTATGACGAAATACCCATTCAGAACATACTTCACTCTTTTACCAGCGCCCTGGAACCTGTTTTCAGAAATACGTCCGAAGACGTAACAGAGGAAAACCTGCAGGCCAGAATAAGAGGGACTTTGCTTATGGCCATATCCAACAAGTTTGGCCACATATTGTTGAACACCTCCAATAAAAGTGAATCAGCAGTAGGATATGCCACATTGTATGGTGATATGATCGGGGCCCTTTCTGTTCTCGGAGATGTTTACAAAACCGATGTTTACAAACTGGCTGAATACATCAACCGTGAGGAAGAGATCATTCCGAAAAACATCATGCAAAAAGCGCCTTCAGCTGAACTGAAGCCGGATCAGAAAGACAGCGACTCCCTGCCCGATTATCAGTTGTTGGATAAAATCCTNNNNNNNNNNNNNNNNNNNNNNNNNNNNNNNNNNNNNNNNNNNNNNNNNNNNNNNNNNNNNNNNNNNNNNNNNNNNNNNNNNNNNNNNNNNNNNNNNNNNNNNNNNNNNNNNNNNNNNNNNNNNNNNNNNNNNNNNNNNNNNNNNNNNNNNNNNNNNNNNNNNNNNNNNNNNNNNNNNNNNNNNNNNNNNNNNNNNNNNNNNNNNNNNNNNNNNNNNNNNNNNNNNNNNNNNNNNNNNNNNNNNNNNNNNNNNNNNNNNNNNNNNNNNNNNNNNNNNNNNNNNNNNNNNNNNNNNNNNNNNNNNNNNNNNNNNNNNNNNNNNNNNNNNNNNNNNNNNNNNNNNNNNNNNNNNNNNNNNNNNNNNNNNNNNNNNNNNNNNNNNNNNNNNNNNNNNNNNNNNNNNNNNNNNNNNNNNNNNNNNNNNNNNNNNNNNNNNNNNNNNNNNNNNNNNNNNNNNNNNNNNNNNNNNNNNNNNNNNNNNNNNNNNNNNNNNNNNNNNNNNNNNNNNNNNNNNNNNNNNNNNNNNNNNNNNNNNNNNNNNNNNNNNNNNNNNNNNNNNNNNNNNNNNNNNNNNNNNNNNNNNNNNNNNNNNNNNNNNNNNNNNNNNNNNNNNNNNNNNNNNNNNNNNNNNNNNNNNNNNNNNNNNNNNNNNNNNNNNNNNNNNNNNNNNNNNNNNNNNNNNNNNNNNNNNNNNNNNNNNNNNNNNNNNNNNNNNNNNNNNNNNNNNNNNNNNNNNNNNNNNNNNNNNNNNNNNNNNNNNNNNNNNNNNNNNNNNNNNNNNNNNNNNNNNNNNNNNNNNNNNNNNNNNNNNNNNNNNNNNNNNNNNNNNNNNNNNNNNNNNNNNNNNNNNNNNNNNNNNNNNNNNNNNNNNNNNNNNNNNNNNNNNNNNNNNNNNNNNNNNNNNNNNNNNNNCGCTCAGGAGACTTCCCCGAAGATTATGAATTGTGGCTCCGCTGGTTGCATGGAGGCGTGAAAATATGCAAGATTCCCACAATGGTTCTTGAGTGGCATGATTATGGAAACAGACTGACAAGAAACCATCCCAACTACTCTGATGAGGCATTCTATCACATCAAAACCCATTATTTGGTACAATGGCTGGAGCAAAACAACCCGTTCCATCCCACAGTTCTGGTTTGGGGTGCCAGCAGAATATCTCGGGCACGGGCCGGACTTCTTGAATCTTACGGAATAAGAATATCGGCCTATATTGACATAAAAAGAACAAGGCAGCTTAATAAAGATGTGATCTACTATCAGGATTTACCTGATCCCGGGAAAAATTTCATACTTGTATACGTAAGGCAATGGCATGCCAAACCAAAGATTCACGATTTTCTTGTTCAGCGGGGATATAAAGAAGGAAAGGATTTTTTATTCATTTCATAACCCAATAACATTTTATTGAATTTCACGTTTTACCGGTTGAATTTTTCCCTGATGCCCCTGTAATAAATTTCAGCCACCTTATCGATATCCATACCCAGCATTCTCAGAATATAAGTTTTGGCGACATGCATCTGAAGGCGAATCACACCATTCTCTCTGTATTTGCGGGCTGAGGTGATAATGTCTTTTTGGATCACTTTGAAGGAAGTATGTTTTTTTATCCGGGGAATGATCTCATAATCTTCCAGAAAGCGATAATTTTCATTGAAGCCGTTCACCTTTTCAAAAATATCCCTGTCAACATACAAGGACTGATCCCCTCCCCTGCACCATTGAAGATTAAAACGGGTCCACCATGCAAAAAAGTTGAGCAACCAGTTGTCCATATCCCATTTCATTCGGAATGAGCCCGCTTTGTAACCTTTGTTAACATATTGGAGGATCTCCCTGTCAAAATTTTTGGGAGGATAGCTGTCGGCATGCAGAAAGTAAAAAATATCTCCTTCAGCCTCTTTGGCACCTGCATTCATTTGTTTGGCCCTGCCTGTATTATTTTGATCCACAACATGAGCTCCCTTTGAACGGGCAATCTCCAATGTATTGTCCTCACTAATACCATCCGATATAATGATCTCCTTTATATTATCCCCGTCACTGTTTTCTCTCAAATAATCCAATACCTGACCGATATTGTCGGCTTCGTTATAGGTCGGTATGATGATGCTGATTTTCATAAACTGCTGTTTTTATTTCACCGCTAAATTATAATAATTTATAAGGGTATTACATCTTTTTATTCCTAAATTTTTATTTTTTATAAACCCATCACCTACCCATTTCTTATTTAAAGCGAAAATCCACCTTTTTTATTATGTTAAACAGCGTATAATTTTATGATTTATTTTGAAACAATTGTTCCCCTTCTTCGTCATCACACACATTCACAGGCCCAAACACATGAAAAAGATATCAAAAATGCTTATACTTCAATTTTCATCGAATTACCATGTTGTTGAATTTAAAAGCTAACGGTATGGATAAATTATCCCTATTTTGCTATCTTTCAAATGATATCAGTTCCACCGGCGCACGGTTGTGTTTGATTATTGAATCCAAGCTCCGTTAGGAGCGATATTATGGTAGGCTTAAGAGGAAACAGATTCCAAAGCGCTCCATCTGATGGTTCTGAATAAGCCACAAATATATCATGGAGCGCAAT is drawn from Bacteroidales bacterium and contains these coding sequences:
- a CDS encoding PorT family protein — its product is MKKYYLLLLLVFTGLQSFSQGISFTVFAEPQLGWLSPNTKKVEAAGPMIGFNGGMNFDNYFAQNYAFSTGASINNVNGKIKYKEPASLKGLDSTYTINTNDVVEYHTQYINIPIGLKFKTIEIGYTRFYAHLGMDANINIKAKANIPREENIDATKEIHWYNLGYYIGGGVEYSLGGTTAIVAGLTYKNGFLDITEAEDNKITTGNISLRMGILF
- a CDS encoding NAD+ synthase, whose amino-acid sequence is MKIALAQLNYHIGNFPYNKKKILDTIIRAEKDNVDLVVFSELCVCGYPPLDLLDYREFINQCDSTVNEIAEHCVGIAAIIGAPRINPHSSGKMLLNSAFFLYDGQVQQIQDKTLLPTYDIFDEYRYFEPNKHFEIIQFKGKRIALTVCEDLWDEQPAQGVFSRNKLYNKSPMEKLRESNPDMLINIAASPFSYSKIWGKKNIFIQKAKNYNLPLFYVNQIGAQTELIFEGASMAIHPNGIIHKELQWFEQDYQVIDAEEVSKSTDDHETHDTYGVIAKIHDALILGLRDFFSKLKFEKAVLGLSGGIDSAVSLVIAQRALGKENLRVLSMPSDYTSEGSVSDSKKLADNLGVHYDEIPIQNILHSFTSALEPVFRNTSEDVTEENLQARIRGTLLMAISNKFGHILLNTSNKSESAVGYATLYGDMIGALSVLGDVYKTDVYKLAEYINREEEIIPKNIMQKAPSAELKPDQKDSDSLPDYQLLDKIL
- a CDS encoding TIGR04283 family arsenosugar biosynthesis glycosyltransferase; translation: MKISIIIPTYNEADNIGQVLDYLRENSDGDNIKEIIISDGISEDNTLEIARSKGAHVVDQNNTGRAKQMNAGAKEAEGDIFYFLHADSYPPKNFDREILQYVNKGYKAGSFRMKWDMDNWLLNFFAWWTRFNLQWCRGGDQSLYVDRDIFEKVNGFNENYRFLEDYEIIPRIKKHTSFKVIQKDIITSARKYRENGVIRLQMHVAKTYILRMLGMDIDKVAEIYYRGIREKFNR